TGAAGTATATGATTCAGAATTCACAGAGGAGAAGGAACAAGAACAGAAGCTTGCTTATGAAGCAGCGATAGCGGCTGTTGAGCAGAATAAAGGGCAGGAATTTTCATATGAAGAAGCAGTGGAACGAGTGAATCAGGGCGTAGCAGTAGCCAGCGGTAAATGGAAGATGCAGTTGGATGGTGAAGGTAGATTTTGGCTTGGTGAAATTATTCTAGGTTTAACCTATCAATGGATTATGCCGGTATACATACCTCCCGTGTTGCTTAGCTTTCAGTGGCATGAAATACAGAAGTCGGAAATTTAACCTACATAGTGATGGAAACGAATCGAAGTGCCTAATCCCTAATTGCGATTAACGGGTGAAGTACCTAATTCTAAGGTTAACTTAGCAAAGAAAAAAGCCAGATTCGAACGCTAGAAGCGCACGAACCTGACCATAATAAATACAACCTATTTTTTCATCTTAGTAACTCCAAAAGAGGAGACTTTTTTTGATTAAATTTACCATGAGATCTTATGAGTAATCTTACTCTGTGCCCGGCACAGATAGCCCAAGCCCCTCAGCCACACGCTGTCCAAATTCTCGATCTGCTTTATAGAAGTGTCCGATTTGACGAAGCTTAATTTCGTCGCTCTCCACAGGCATCATAGCACCCACAATATTCTGAACGAGACGAGCACGTTCCTCTTCACTGAAGAGACGGTATAAGTCACCTGCTTGTGTAAAGTGATCATGATGATCGTAGCTAACGCTATCAGCTTGACCCGATACAGCATAAGCCGCTGGTTTAGTCTCTGGGGATTCTGAAGGTCCACCCAAGCTGTTAGGCTCGTAGTAGACGGACTTTCCACCATTGCCATCTGAGCGCATTTGTCCATCACGTTGATAATTGTTGACTTCCGCCTGCGGACGATTGATGGGTAACGTATTATGGTTCGTACCCACGCGATATCGATGGGCATCGGCATATGCAAAGAGACGACCTTGTAGCATCTTATCTGGTGAAGCTTCGATACCAGGCACGAAGGAGCCAGGAGAGAATGTAGCCTGCTCCACTTCAGCAAAGTAATTCTCCGGATTGCGGTCGAGTACCATGCGACCAACCTCAATTAATGGGTAATCCTTCTGCGACCACACCTTAGTCACATCGAACGGGTCGAAGCGGTAGGTATCGGCATCTTCAATAGGCATGATCTGTACATGCAGTCTCCAAGCCGGGAAATCACCTTGATCGATCGCATTGAATAGATCCTCTGTATGATAATCTGGATTGTCACCAGCTAACTTAGCAGCGAGATTGACGTCTAGATTCTTAATACCTTGCTCTGTTTTGAAATGATATTTCACCCATACCGCTTGACCTTCCGCATTGACCCATTTAAAGGTATGACTTCCGAAACCATGCATATGTCTAAGTGTAGCCGGAATTCCACGGTCTGACATGAGAATGGTTACTTGATGTAAGGATTCGGGTGATAGTGACCAGAAATCCCAAACCGCATTGGGATTTTTCAAGTGTGTCTGTGGATGGCGTTTCTGTGTATGAATAAAGTCAGGGAACTTAATCGCATCACGAATGAAGAAGATAGGCGTGTTGTTCCCGACCAAGTCGTAGTTACCTTCTTCAGTGTAGAATTTAAGTGCGAACCCACGTGGATCACGTACCGTGTCGGCAGATCCTAGCTCACCAGCTACGGTAGAGAAACGAGCGAACATGGGAGTACGTTTACCTACTCCAGATAAGAAAGCGGCCTTGGTATATTTGGATAAATCATTCGTAACTTCGAAATAACCGTGTGCTCCAGCACCCTTGGCGTGAACGACACGCTCTGGAACACGTTCTCTATTGAAATGTGCCAATTTTTCTAACAAGTGGACGTCTTGAATTAATGTCGGACCGCGTGAACCGGCGGTCATTGAATTCTGGTTGTCTCCAACAGGAGCTCCCCAGCTAGTCGTAAGTTTATTGTTATCTATCGTCATATTGGAATCACCTCAACTAAGTATTTTATATAATGATTACTATAATCGCTCACTTAAATAAAATCAATACTTTTTAATAATTATTATAATCTGGGAAAATATCACGAATTTTCATGAAAAAAAGGTTTGGTGAATACCTCCTCTCAATGAACGGTATAACAATCGACTCTGGTAGAAAATAGTGTGACTTAACAAGCAATGGAGGTGCATTTGACGATTTTTTTGTGTGAACGTAATGAGTGTAGGCGTGTACCCATAGATAGACATGTTACAGTCTATGTGAACGTGTTTATGATATTCCCTATTTTTCATACGAAATTACTCCATATTTTGTAACTTTAACCTTCATTTAAGCGTCTCATTATTAAAAGCCTAACAAAGAGGGGGATTATTTTTGGGCAAGCATCCATGGAGGAGATATTTACAATATGGCTGTATATGTGGGGTTTGTGCAGTGATACCGATCTTAATATGGAATATGAATCAATCAGGGGGCATTAGACCGATAACATCTGCTATAACACCAACGAATGAAGTTCAGTTAGTAGAGCCAACGGAAGTGAACAGTGGAAGCCTTCTACAGCCAGGTGATGAGATTAGAATGAGGACGAGAGGGGCCTATTTCTCGCAGCAACTCTCTAAGAGAACCCAGATCGAAGCTTTGAAAGTCCAATATTACGGCAAAGAGGGAGAAGCTTTTCAGGTGGAATCGGTAGGTAACGAAATGTTGTCTGTACAATCCGATGATCGG
The nucleotide sequence above comes from Paenibacillus sp. IHBB 10380. Encoded proteins:
- the katA gene encoding catalase KatA; this translates as MDNNKLTTSWGAPVGDNQNSMTAGSRGPTLIQDVHLLEKLAHFNRERVPERVVHAKGAGAHGYFEVTNDLSKYTKAAFLSGVGKRTPMFARFSTVAGELGSADTVRDPRGFALKFYTEEGNYDLVGNNTPIFFIRDAIKFPDFIHTQKRHPQTHLKNPNAVWDFWSLSPESLHQVTILMSDRGIPATLRHMHGFGSHTFKWVNAEGQAVWVKYHFKTEQGIKNLDVNLAAKLAGDNPDYHTEDLFNAIDQGDFPAWRLHVQIMPIEDADTYRFDPFDVTKVWSQKDYPLIEVGRMVLDRNPENYFAEVEQATFSPGSFVPGIEASPDKMLQGRLFAYADAHRYRVGTNHNTLPINRPQAEVNNYQRDGQMRSDGNGGKSVYYEPNSLGGPSESPETKPAAYAVSGQADSVSYDHHDHFTQAGDLYRLFSEEERARLVQNIVGAMMPVESDEIKLRQIGHFYKADREFGQRVAEGLGLSVPGTE